A window from Kovacikia minuta CCNUW1 encodes these proteins:
- a CDS encoding WD40 repeat domain-containing protein codes for MEIALSPDGHHLASGHEDQNVRLWGVSTRKCVQTLQGHTNRVWSVAFKPQSVPDDESSEDNCKATITLASGSADQTIKLWNWQTGQCVKTLYGHSSWVWSVAFSPDGAWIASGSYDRTIKLWDVDAGKCVKTLEEHTAPVTSVALSPDGQWLGSGSFDATVKLWEVATGQCLKTFIGHQNSVWQVEFSPDGQKLVSCSFDLTIKLWDVQSGECLQTFEGHTAAIATVRFSPNGQQLISGGFDQTIQIWDIATGKSIQVLQGHTGIVSTLVCQSVNLSSECVRGGGQNHACLSGSTLRSQRDALSPPASCSIFSGSFDETIKCWSLETRSCHSTLRVPRPYEGMNISHTTGLNEAQRVTLSALGATSDKS; via the coding sequence ATGGAGATCGCTCTCAGTCCGGATGGTCATCATTTAGCCAGTGGGCATGAAGACCAGAACGTGCGGCTGTGGGGCGTTTCTACCAGAAAATGTGTGCAAACCTTACAGGGGCATACCAATCGGGTCTGGTCAGTTGCCTTCAAGCCCCAAAGTGTTCCCGATGATGAGAGCAGCGAGGATAACTGTAAAGCTACGATTACCCTCGCCAGTGGAAGTGCGGATCAAACCATCAAACTCTGGAATTGGCAGACTGGACAATGTGTGAAAACCCTGTATGGGCACAGTAGTTGGGTTTGGTCCGTTGCGTTTAGCCCCGATGGAGCATGGATTGCCAGCGGCAGCTACGATCGCACCATCAAACTGTGGGATGTGGATGCCGGAAAGTGCGTAAAAACATTAGAGGAACACACTGCTCCAGTCACTTCGGTGGCACTCAGCCCGGATGGTCAATGGTTAGGTAGCGGTAGCTTTGATGCCACTGTGAAACTGTGGGAAGTTGCCACAGGTCAATGCTTGAAAACGTTTATTGGACACCAAAATAGTGTCTGGCAAGTTGAATTTAGCCCCGATGGACAGAAGCTTGTCAGTTGCAGTTTTGACCTCACAATTAAGCTTTGGGATGTGCAGTCGGGTGAGTGCCTGCAAACCTTTGAAGGACATACCGCAGCCATCGCAACGGTTAGATTTAGCCCCAATGGGCAACAGTTAATTAGTGGTGGTTTTGATCAAACAATACAAATTTGGGATATTGCTACGGGTAAAAGCATACAAGTTTTGCAGGGGCATACTGGAATTGTTTCAACCCTGGTGTGCCAATCCGTTAATCTATCGTCGGAATGTGTTCGTGGGGGCGGGCAGAACCATGCCTGCCTTTCTGGCTCTACACTCCGCAGCCAAAGGGATGCGCTTTCTCCTCCAGCCTCTTGCTCAATTTTCAGCGGCAGCTTTGACGAGACGATTAAGTGTTGGAGCCTGGAAACCCGATCGTGTCACTCCACATTGAGAGTTCCCCGTCCCTATGAGGGCATGAATATCAGCCACACCACTGGACTCAATGAAGCTCAAAGGGTGACTTTGAGCGCTTTAGGAGCAACGAGTGACAAATCATAA
- a CDS encoding NB-ARC domain-containing protein, with the protein MDAEAILAWVDTLVLSKTGQRLNDLQRTILWKVWQGKKYFEIALSYGCTEGHVKDVSSDLWKLLSKHLGEKITKTNCRSALVRHLHTPSPTLHTPSLHLPLSPSPHFIGRTAAIAYLNTLIHQGNNVIVIQGEGGLGKTTLAQQFLQTQEFELVLELLMAKETQNITAAERVVEEWLKQDLGLEPGIEFGVTLGRLKRQLHTRRIGILIDNLEPALDQQGRLLAAHRSYVELLRILADSRVQSVTLITSRDRLCESSLNVTHYRLPGLDQSAWQQYFCDRQIAVDASTLQKMHQSYGGNAKAMGILSGIIQEDFAGDMVAYWHEYEVDLLGTTDVKDLVTSQANRLQNLDPQAYRLFCRLGCYRYQDVPSISIQGLRCLLWDVPSAQQRQTIASLRNRSLVECQHGEYWLHPVIRAEAITRLRASDEWQIVNQKAAEFWTSSVQTIQATKDALQALEAYYHCIAVQDYEAASQVILRSRNNQWQQFLPLGSTLYRMGLLQPVLAAILPIIPHIQSHNHLSELYNILGDLYWITGKIHAAIACQEKTISLATQALQTLTDALETKHQRYYLKMLEVDSRLSIGLYQIDLWELEFAALQFQQVIDLATNTAHHRWAEKATVCLALVKSYSGLKEESTTLADVVYQSLLDQHLTEQTGRFAYFIQILGQTYVNLGEFAQATELFQKVLTFAEAGHYTQTKAKALIGLAEIQRQQARFDVALNNHLTAIDLLDKIGAKCDLAQAYFQLGLTYQSMGKASDSQTNCDRAIQLFTEMQAPKQVKKVLNRGLDI; encoded by the coding sequence ATGGACGCCGAAGCAATATTGGCATGGGTCGATACGCTGGTTCTAAGCAAAACCGGACAACGCTTAAATGATTTGCAACGAACCATCCTGTGGAAGGTGTGGCAGGGAAAAAAGTATTTTGAAATTGCCCTGTCCTACGGTTGCACGGAGGGGCATGTCAAAGATGTCAGTTCTGACCTGTGGAAACTCCTCTCTAAACACCTGGGTGAAAAAATCACCAAAACCAACTGCCGTTCCGCTTTAGTCCGCCATCTCCACACCCCATCCCCCACCCTTCACACCCCATCCCTCCATCTCCCCCTCTCCCCCTCTCCCCATTTCATTGGACGCACTGCCGCGATCGCCTACCTCAATACGCTCATTCATCAAGGAAACAACGTCATTGTTATTCAGGGTGAAGGTGGCTTAGGAAAAACCACATTAGCGCAACAATTTCTGCAAACTCAGGAATTTGAGTTGGTTCTCGAACTGTTGATGGCGAAGGAAACTCAAAATATTACTGCCGCTGAACGGGTCGTAGAAGAATGGTTGAAACAGGATTTGGGATTGGAACCGGGGATTGAGTTCGGCGTTACTCTGGGGCGGCTCAAACGACAATTGCACACCCGCCGGATCGGCATCCTGATTGATAATTTGGAACCCGCCCTCGACCAGCAGGGACGATTGCTCGCTGCCCACCGCAGCTATGTTGAATTGCTTCGGATTCTGGCAGACTCCAGGGTGCAGTCAGTCACGTTGATAACCAGCCGCGATCGCCTGTGTGAATCCAGTCTGAACGTTACCCACTATCGACTTCCGGGATTAGATCAATCGGCATGGCAACAGTATTTTTGCGATCGTCAGATTGCAGTTGACGCATCAACGCTGCAAAAAATGCACCAGTCCTATGGCGGTAATGCCAAAGCAATGGGAATTCTGTCTGGCATCATTCAGGAAGATTTTGCAGGTGATATGGTTGCCTATTGGCACGAATACGAGGTTGATCTGTTGGGAACAACCGATGTCAAGGATTTAGTCACCAGTCAAGCAAACCGTTTGCAAAACCTCGATCCCCAAGCCTATCGCCTGTTTTGCCGTCTGGGATGTTACCGTTACCAGGATGTGCCCAGCATTTCAATTCAGGGATTACGTTGTTTACTGTGGGATGTTCCCTCAGCTCAGCAGCGACAAACGATCGCCTCCCTCCGCAACCGATCGCTCGTGGAATGTCAGCATGGAGAATACTGGCTGCATCCCGTAATTCGGGCAGAAGCGATCACCCGCTTACGGGCGAGTGACGAATGGCAAATAGTGAACCAAAAAGCCGCAGAATTTTGGACATCCAGTGTGCAAACGATTCAAGCCACAAAAGATGCGCTGCAAGCCTTAGAAGCTTATTACCACTGCATTGCTGTTCAGGACTATGAAGCTGCCAGTCAGGTTATTCTCAGAAGCAGGAACAACCAGTGGCAACAGTTTTTACCACTTGGCAGTACGCTCTACCGGATGGGATTGCTCCAGCCTGTGTTGGCGGCAATTCTACCCATCATTCCCCATATTCAATCCCACAATCACTTAAGCGAACTGTATAACATCCTGGGAGACTTGTACTGGATTACGGGCAAGATCCATGCTGCGATCGCCTGTCAGGAAAAAACGATTTCCCTTGCCACTCAAGCACTGCAAACACTGACGGATGCTTTAGAAACAAAACATCAGCGCTACTATTTGAAAATGCTGGAAGTGGATTCCCGTTTAAGCATTGGGCTGTATCAAATTGACTTATGGGAACTGGAATTTGCGGCATTGCAATTTCAACAGGTCATTGACCTAGCGACGAACACCGCCCATCATCGCTGGGCAGAAAAAGCAACGGTTTGTCTTGCATTGGTCAAGTCCTACTCAGGGTTAAAGGAAGAATCCACCACCCTGGCAGACGTTGTTTACCAATCTCTTCTGGATCAACACCTGACCGAACAAACGGGTAGGTTTGCCTATTTTATCCAAATTCTCGGCCAAACTTACGTCAACTTAGGCGAGTTTGCCCAAGCAACGGAACTCTTCCAAAAAGTGCTGACCTTTGCTGAAGCCGGTCACTACACTCAAACAAAAGCGAAAGCCCTGATTGGCTTAGCAGAAATTCAACGCCAACAAGCCAGGTTTGATGTAGCCCTAAATAATCATTTAACTGCGATCGATTTGCTAGATAAAATTGGCGCAAAATGCGATCTAGCACAAGCTTATTTTCAATTGGGCTTGACCTATCAAAGCATGGGCAAAGCATCAGACAGCCAAACGAATTGCGATCGCGCCATTCAACTCTTTACCGAAATGCAAGCACCCAAACAAGTAAAAAAGGTTTTGAACAGGGGGTTAGATATCTAA